One window of the Vigna radiata var. radiata cultivar VC1973A chromosome 1, Vradiata_ver6, whole genome shotgun sequence genome contains the following:
- the LOC106778099 gene encoding uncharacterized protein LOC106778099: MSILCGLPLLECVYCLACARWAWKRCLHSAGHDSENWGFATVEEFEPIPRLCRYILAVYEEDLRQPLWAPPGGYGISPDFLLLKKTYEDTCGRAPPYVLYLDHEHEDIVLAIRGLNLAKESDYAVLLDNRLGKRKFDGGYVHNGLLKAAGWVLDAECEILKDLVEKHPSYTLTFVGHSLGSGVAAMLTMLVVQNSHRLGNIDRKRVRCYAIAPARCMSLNLAVRYADVINSVVLQDDFLPRTATPLEDIFKSVFCLPCLLCMRCMRDTCIPEEKMIKDPRRLYAPGRLYHIVERKPFKMGRFPPVVRTAVPVDGRFEHIVLSCNATSDHAIIWIEKEAQRALDLMLEKVEPMEAPAKQKMERQETLTRHNVEYKAALHRAKTLHVPHAYTPPSEYGTFDEDGDASSTRSQGESSNKSSVDESWDALIERHLDKDEHGHTVLKKQ, from the exons ATGTCAATCCTGTGTGGCCTTCCTCTTCTTGAGTGTGTGTACTGTCTGGCTTGTGCTCGTTGGGCTTGGAAAAGATGTCTTCATTCTGCTGGCCATGACAGTGAGAATTGGGGCTTTGCCACAGTGGAAGAATTTGAGCCCATACCACGCCTTTGTCGCTATATTTTAGCTGTGTATGAAGAAGATCTTCGCCAACCGCTTTGGGCGCCTCCTGGTGGCTATGGAATTAGCCCTGATTTTTTACTTCTCAAAAAGACATATGAAGATACATGTGGAAGGGCACCACCCTATGTTCTGTATCTCGATCACGAGCATGAGGATATAGTTCTTGCCATCAGGGGTCTAAATTTGGCAAAGGAGAGTGATTATGCGGTTCTGTTGGACAATAGATTGGGGAAGAGAAAGTTTGATGGGGGGTATGTTCACAATGGGTTGTTGAAAGCTGCTGGTTGGGTTTTGGATGCAGAATGTGAAATTTTGAAGGATTTGGTGGAAAAGCATCCAAGTTACACGCTGACTTTTGTTGGACATTCCCTTGGATCTGGTGTGGCAGCTATGCTGACAATGCTGGTGGTGCAGAATAGTCATAGACTGGGAAATATTGATCGGAAGAGGGTCAGGTGTTATGCCATCGCACCTGCTAGGTGCATGTCGCTGAATTTGGCAGTCAGATACGCAGATGTCATCAACTCTGTTGTACTGCAG GACGACTTCTTACCAAGAACAGCCACCCCATTGGAAGATATATTCAAGTCTGTTTTCTG TTTGCCATGCCTACTGTGCATGAGGTGCATGAGGGATACATGCATTCCAGAAGAGAAGATGATCAAAGATCCAAGAAGACTCTATGCACCCGGTCGCCTTTATCACATTGTTGAGAGGAAGCCTTTTAA AATGGGAAGGTTTCCCCCAGTAGTGAGGACAGCAGTGCCGGTAGATGGAAGGTTTGAGCATATAGTCCTTTCCTGTAATGCCACATCTGATCATGCCATCATTTGGATTGAGAAAGAAGCCCAAAGGGCTCTGGAT TTGATGCTGGAGAAGGTTGAACCAATGGAAGCCCCTGCCAAGCAAAAAATGGAGCGTCAGGAAACCCTAACAAGACACAATGTTGAATATAAAGCAGCATTACATAGAGCCAAAACATTACATGTTCCACATGCTTACACACCACCATCAGAGTATGGCACTTTTGATGAAGATGGAGATGCCAGTTCAACAAGATCTCAGGGTGAGTCTTCTAATAAAAGTTCTGTGGATGAAAGCTGGGATGCTTTGATTGAGCGTCATTTGGACAAGGATGAACATGGCCACACTGTGCTCAAGAAACAATGA
- the LOC106766797 gene encoding probable prolyl 4-hydroxylase 12, giving the protein MASVSLLLALLVFFVIGTSLSNSRKELRDKEKAALQMLEGSVHYSNSINPSRVVQISWQPRVFLYKGFLSDKECDYLISVAYEEKSSGNGGTSLVMEDDILARIEERLSVWTFLPKENSKPLQVMQYGSEQNDRTLDYFTNKTNLELSGPLMATVVLYLSDSTKGGQILFPESVPRSSSWSSCSNSNKTIQPVKGNAILFFSLHPSASPDKSSLHSRCPVLEGNMWSAIKYFYAKPIRRSKVSAISEDDECTDQDENCPAWAAMGECQRNPVFMVGSPDYYGTCRKSCNACLITS; this is encoded by the exons ATGGCTTCTGTCTCCCTTCTTCTCGCCCTGCTCGTCTTCTTCGTAATTGGCACTTCTCTTTCAAACAG TAGGAAGGAATTAAGGGACAAGGAGAAAGCTGCATTACAGATGTTAGAGGGCTCAGTTCATTATTCCAACAGTATCAACCCATCACGTGTTGTCCAAATCTCTTGGCAACCAAG GGTTTTTCTATACAAAGGTTTTTTGTCTGATAAGGAGTGTGACTACCTTATCTCTGTG gcATATGAAGAAAAATCCTCAGGGAATGGTGGAACTTCCTTGGTGATGGAA GATGATATTCTTGCAAGGATTGAAGAAAGACTTTCAGTTTGGACTTTCCTTCCTAAAG AGAACAGCAAGCCTTTGCAAGTCATGCAATATGGGTCGGAGCAGAATGATCGAACCTTAGATTATTTtacaaacaaaaccaatttgGAATTGAGTGGACCTTTAATGGCAACAGTTGTTTTATATCTCTCGGACTCTACTAAAGGGGGTCAAATTCTCTTTCCTGAATCAGTG CCAAGGAGTAGCAGTTGGTCAAGTTGCAGTAACAGTAATAAGACCATACAACCAGTAAAAGGGAATGCAATTctgtttttctctcttcaccCAAGTGCTTCTCCTGACAAGAGTAGTCTTCATTCTAGATGCCCTGTGCTTGAAGGGAACATGTGGTCTGCAATTAAATACTTCTATGCGAAACCAATTAGAAGAAGCAAGGTCTCAGCCATATCAGAAGACGATGAATGTACTGATCAAGATGAGAACTGTCCTGCATGGGCAGCTATGGGAGAATGTCAAAGAAATCCTGTCTTCATGGTTGGATCCCCTGATTATTATGGTACGTGTAGGAAAAGTTGTAATGCATGTCTGATAACAAGTTGA